In one Ananas comosus cultivar F153 linkage group 12, ASM154086v1, whole genome shotgun sequence genomic region, the following are encoded:
- the LOC109718125 gene encoding sugar transport protein 1-like has product MAGGGFTGPPGSKDYPGKMTGYVFLACLVASSGGLIFGYDIGISGGVTSMDSFLTKFFPEVYRKEQRATGSNQYCEFNSQLLTTFTSSLYLAALVACFFASTITRVFGRKLSMLGGGLIFMVGAIINGAARNVAMLIVGRILLGLGIGFTNQSVPLYLSEMAPPRHRGMLNIGFQLMITIGIFIANLINYGTSKIKGGWGWRVGLGLAVVPALIMTVGSLFLPDTPNSLIDRGHKDEARTMLRRVRGTDDIAAEFEDLVQASEASQAVKHPWSALMRRRYRPQFIMSFMIGGLQQLTGINVVMFYAPVLFKTLGFGAEASLMSAVITGLINVFSTLVSVFTVDRIGRRVLFLQGSVQMTASQVVVGALIGAKFGTDGIGTISRGYAILVVVFVCLFVSAFAWSWGPLGWLVPSEIYPLEIRSAAQSITVSVNMLFTFLVAQIFLPMLCAFKFGLFFFFAAWNIINFLYIAVLLPETKGIPIEEMSRIWKQHFIWSRYVTAGRNKPMKMVMTSTQPPKK; this is encoded by the exons ATGGCCGGCGGTGGTTTTACTGGTCCGCCGGGCAGCAAGGACTATCCCGGCAAGATGACTGGGTATGTCTTCCTCGCCTGTCTCGTCGCCTCCTCCGGCGGTCTCATCTTCGGTTACGACATCGGCATTTCCG GCGGAGTGACGTCGATGGACTCGTTTCTGACGAAGTTCTTTCCGGAGGTGTACCGCAAGGAGCAGCGGGCGACAGGGAGCAATCAGTACTGCGAGTTCAACAGTCAGCTGCTGACGACGTTCACCTCCTCGCTGTATCTGGCCGCTCTCGTCGCCTGCTTCTTCGCGTCCACCATCACGCGCGTCTTCGGCCGCAAGCTTTCCATGCTCGGCGGCGGGCTCATCTTCATGGTCGGCGCCATCATCAACGGGGCCGCCAGGAACGTGGCCATGCTCATCGTCGGACGCATCCTGCTCGGCCTCGGCATCGGATTCACCAACCAG TCGGTGCCTCTGTACCTCTCGGAGATGGCGCCCCCGCGGCACCGGGGGATGCTGAACATCGGGTTCCAGCTGATGATCACGATCGGCATCTTCATCGCGAACCTGATCAACTACGGGACGTCGAAGATCAAGGGGGGCTGGGGCTGGCGCGTGGGGCTGGGCCTGGCCGTGGTGCCGGCGCTGATCATGACGGTGGGGTCCCTCTTCCTCCCGGACACCCCCAACTCGCTCATCGACCGGGGCCACAAGGACGAGGCCCGGACCATGCTGCGACGCGTGCGGGGCACCGATGACATCGCCGCGGAGTTCGAGGACCTGGTGCAGGCTAGCGAGGCGTCCCAGGCCGTGAAGCACCCGTGGTCGGCCCTGATGCGCCGGCGCTACCGCCCGCAGTTCATCATGTCGTTCATGATCGGCGGGCTGCAGCAGCTGACCGGGATCAACGTGGTGATGTTCTACGCGCCCGTGCTCTTCAAGACCCTCGGGTTCGGCGCCGAGGCCTCCCTGATGTCGGCCGTCATCACCGGCCTCATCAACGTCTTCTCCACCCTGGTGTCCGTCTTCACCGTCGACCGCATCGGCCGCCGCGTGCTCTTCCTGCAGGGCAGCGTGCAGATGACGGCGTCCCAGGTGGTGGTCGGCGCGCTTATCGGGGCCAAGTTCGGCACGGACGGCATCGGCACCATCTCCAGGGGCTACGCCAtcctcgtcgtcgtcttcgtctgCCTCTTCGTCTCCGCCTTCGCCTGGTCCTGGGGCCCGCTCGGCTGGCTGGTCCCCAGCGAGATCTACCCGCTGGAGATCCGCTCGGCCGCGCAGAGCATCACCGTCTCCGTCAACATGCTCTTCACCTTCCTCGTCGCCCAGATCTTCCTCCCCATGCTCTGCGCCTTCAAGTTcggcctcttcttcttcttcgccgccTGGAACATCATCAACTTCCTCTACATCGCCGTCCTGCTCCCCGAGACCAAGGGCATCCCCATCGAGGAGATGTCCCGCATCTGGAAGCAGCACTTCATCTGGTCCAGGTACGTCACCG CCGGCAGGAATAAGCCGATGAAGATGGTCATGACAAGCACCCAACCGCCGAAGAAGTAG
- the LOC109717998 gene encoding sugar carrier protein C-like: protein MAGGVVVSASGGKEYPGKMTLFVFLTCFVASSGGLIFGYDLGISGGVTSMDSFLLKFFPSVYHKEKEDVSTNQYCKFDSELLTLFTSSLYLAALVASFFAATVTRVFGRKWSMFGGGITFLVGAVVNGAAESVFMLILGRILLGIGVGFANQSVPLYLSEMAPPKLRGMLNIGFQLMITIGILAANLINYATAKIAGGWGWRVSLGLAAVPAVVIALGALLLPDTPNSLIERGHAEQARSMLSKIRGTDDVQEEYDDLVAASEESKTIKHPWKNILEKKYRPALTMAILIPFFQQLTGINVIMFYAPVLFKTIGFEDDAALMSAVITGLVNMFATFVSIATVDRVGRRALFLQGGTQMLICQMEMVLGSTLTLADQNRMK from the exons ATGGCGGGCGGTGTAGTCGTCAGTGCTTCCGGAGGGAAGGAGTACCCAGGCAAGATGACGCTCTTTGTATTCCTCACCTGCTTCGTGGCCTCCTCCGGTGGTCTCATTTTCGGCTATGATCTCGGCATTTCCG GGGGAGTGACATCAATGGATTCGTTCCTGCTAAAATTCTTTCCTTCTGTGTACCATAAGGAGAAGGAGGATGTGAGCACGAATCAGTACTGCAAGTTCGACAGCGAGCTATTGACTCTGTTCACATCCTCGCTTTACTTGGCCGCATTGGTAGCATCGTTCTTCGCAGCGACAGTGACGAGGGTGTTTGGAAGGAAGTGGTCCATGTTTGGTGGAGGCATCACCTTTTTGGTGGGTGCAGTCGTCAATGGTGCAGCTGAGAGCGTGTTCATGCTTATCCTCGGTCGCATCCTTCTCGGCATTGGCGTTGGCTTCGCCAATCAG TCTGTGCCGCTATACCTCTCTGAGATGGCTCCGCCGAAACTCCGCGGGATGCTCAACATTGGCTTCCAACTTATGATCACGATCGGAATTTTGGCCGCCAACCTCATCAACTATGCAACTGCGAAGATCGCCGGAGGTTGGGGCTGGCGCGTCAGCTTAGGACTCGCCGCGGTCCCTGCCGTCGTCATTGCCCTCGGCGCTCTTCTCCTCCCCGACACCCCAAACTCGCTCATCGAGCGAGGGCATGCCGAACAGGCGAGATCAATGCTCTCGAAGATCCGTGGCACCGACGACGTTCAAGAGGAGTATGATGACCTTGTGGCCGCAAGTGAGGAGTCAAAGACCATCAAGCACCCGTGGAAGAACATATTGGAGAAAAAGTACAGGCCGGCACTCACTATGGCTATTCTCATTCCCTTCTTCCAGCAGCTTACCGGGATCAATGTGATCATGTTCTATGCTCCCGTTCTCTTCAAGACCATTGGCTTCGAAGACGATGCCGCACTCATGTCCGCTGTTATTACAGGCCTCGTCAACATGTTTGCTACCTTTGTCTCTATAGCCACTGTCGACAGAGTCGGCCGCAGGGCACTCTTCTTACAGGGTGGCACCCAAATGCTCATATGCCAG ATGGAAATGGTTTTAGGATCAACTCTTACATTAGCAGATCAAAATCGCATGAAGTAG